A segment of the Catenovulum adriaticum genome:
TAGTGAAGTATCGCCTCGTCCGCATGATACTGGGCTAGTTACTTTAATTTCTCAAGATTTATCTGAGTTTGCACTTCATGTCAGAGCAATTTTGGGCTTACCTATTGTGCAAATAAACCAGTTTGGTCCTAGCGCATCCGCCGTTATTTTACGAGAAGGACAGTCTGATAATATTCGTTTTTCAGGAGTAGAAGCGGCTTTATCTGAGCCCAATACGCAGATTCGCCTATTTGGAAAACCTGAAATCAGTGGTAGAAGACGGCTCGGGGTAATTTTAAATCGCGCAAACAACATAGACAATGCAATTAATAATGCAATTGCCAGTGCCGCCAAAGTACAAACGCATTTTGAATAAATAACCCCATACTCAATAAGCCAATCATAAATAATTTTATTGGTTTATTGAGCCAAATGCTAAAGGTGACTATATGCTACAACTCAAGGCCATTCATCATGTGGCGATTATTTGTTCTGATTACCAACAGTCAAAAGCTTTTTATACACAAATATTAGGCTTACCCATTATTAAAGAAACTTACCGTGAATCTCGCAATTCATACAAGCTAGACTTATCAATTAACGAGCACAGTCAAATTGAGTTATTTTCTTTTCCAAACCCACCAGAGCGCCCTTCAAGCCCAGAAGCACAAGGGTTACGCCATTTAGCCTTTGTAGTAGACGATGTTGCTCAAACAAAGCAAACTTTAGAGTTGCAAGGAATCGAGGTTGAGCCCATTAGAGTGGATGAAATAACAGGTAAAAAATTTACTTTTTTTAAAGACCCCGACAATTTACCGTTAGAACTTTACCAAGCTTAAAATAAGTACTAGGCGTTATTGTTATTATCCGCAGCGTCTGGTTGATAATAACAATAACCAGACATAGATTTTTTAGCGCTATACATCGCCTTGTCTGCCGCTCTAGTGAGTTCTACTGTGTTTTGACCATCTTGTGGGTAAATACATATTCCAACGCTACAGCTAATTTCAAGCGCAATTCCGCTCGTAAAATAAGGCTCGGATATGTGTAAATTTATTTTGTCTGCAATCACATGAATGTTGTTAATCTCTTCTAAATCTTCAATAATCACCACAAACTCATCTCCACCTAAGCGAGCAATCGTATCATTGTCTCGAATACACAAAATGAGCCGCTGCGCGACTTGTTTTAGCAGCTGATCTCCAACATCGTGCCCGTATTGGTCATTAACAGGCTTAAATTTATCTAGGTCGATAAATAAAAGTGCGCATTGAGTTTCTAACCGCTGAGCGCGTGTCAAAGCTTGGTTCAAACGATACTGATATAAAGAACGATTTGCTAATCCGGTTAAATAGTCGTAGTGAGCCATATTTTGAAGCTTTTTTTCAAACACTTTACGTGCGCTAATATCAGTAAAACTCGCCACCAAATATTCAATGTTACTGACATCATCTTTGGCTGTCGTGATCGCAAGCCGAACTGGAATTAGATGATCGTTTTTATCTAATATATTAGTATCACCAGCCCAATGCCCTTTTTCTTTTGTTGAGATTCTAATGTCAGTTTGCAATTGTTCCGTTAGCCCTAAACAACTAAAAAAATGCGAACTCTCTAAAAGTTCGGCTTTAGAGTAGCTTGTCATTATGCTGTATGCTTGATTTGAATCAACAACATTTTCTTCCAAATCTAAAATGACTAAACCATCACGGCTGCTCTCTAATACGGTTGCGGCTAAGCGCATTTTTTCTTCCGCCTGCATTTGAACCGTTTGATCAACTAAAACCGCAATGCCTCTGTCAACGTAACCACAAAGCTGCACAGCGCTAATATAAACAGGTATTCGATTGCCACTTTTATCGACAAATACTTTGCTAAAAGGCCGGCAATAGCCATCTTTTCGAATTTCGTCTAATGCACGGGCATCTGTTGTATAACAGTCAGGTGGCGTCATAGACTTCCAATTTAATTGACCGTTTTGTAATTCTTGCTGGCTATAGCCAACCATTTGTAAAAACGCTTGATTGGCACCAGTAATAGAGCCATCTTCTTTCCAATCCAGTATGCCCAATAACTCAGATTGGTATAAGCTTTGATATTTATTTTCAGTAATAACTAAGGCTTTTTCGGTTTGCTCAAATAAAAATAAAATCCGCCGCGCTAACGCTAAAATACATACAAACAAAATCACTAAAATAATAAAAATTGCATTAGTTGTGGTGGCTTTTACCCATCGCGCGCCTTCGCCCAATACTGTTGAAAAATCTTTTTCAACTTGCTCCAGTTCCGCATCTAGCGACTGTAATCTATTTAATAGTCTTGGTTTATTCAACACCTCCTGATTGAGTTTAGCTTGCTGTATTTGTTGGCCAAAAGCTTTTAGTTCAGCCAATTTTACATCGCCTAAATCCCAATATTTAATTGCTTTTTTAAGATATTCCATATTTCTAAAATACTTAAAAAAATAAATCATCCCATTAACATCATCAGGATGATTACCCGATTGAATAAAACCATGCCTTGCTTCTACAAAATTAAACGGTGTTTGCAACATTGCATGCTTGGCAATTTTATCGCCTTCGTTTTTATTTAACTCAGTTAAAAATGCCTGATAGTCTGTTTGATCAGAATACAAAATGTATAAATTTAAATGATAGACTGCTTTTTTTTGCGCTTTCGCCCATAACCCTTCACCGTATACATAACTTCGCACACTATTTAATATCTCAGCCTGTATTATCCCTAATCCAAACACAAGTATGCTTAACAGCATACTTAAACCAACCAAACCTTTGATTTGAGTTTTCATTTTTAGGCGACCCGTTTTAGGCCATTGTTTTAGGCTGAAGAACTTAGTAATCAATTTAAACATTCGCTTTTGGCCACTACTAAATTAAGAATATGAAAGCGCGCTGTTAACTATTGGATGCATTTCGCTAAATAAGATGAATTAATTTTTATTTAGAATTACTTGATTTAACGACAGCTAACAACTTTAATTTTAATACTAGGACAAAATAACAACCTAGCACTTGTATTTTTTAAATTTAGCCCAATTATTATAGTTAAGTAACTTATAAAGTTACTAAAATAGCTCCACGCACTAAAGAAAATTCAAAATTGATTAAGGATTAACCATGAAAATAAAACTTTCAGGTCACCACGTAGAAATCAGTGATAGTGTAAGAGAACATATTGACGAAAAGTTTGCTAAAATAGCCAGCCATTTCCCTTCTCTCATTTCAGCCGATGTGATTATAACCAAACAACATGGCGAATTTACTGTCGAATCTATTACAACTTATGAAGGCGCTCGCATCGCAACATCAGGTTCAGATAGTATAATGTATCCAGCTATTAGCAAATCAGTGAAAAAATTAGATGCCGCCCTTAAACATAGAAAAGGTCAGCTAAAAGGTGATATACATAAAAAACCAGAGGTCACTACCCCAGAAATTGCACACGAAATTATTCAAGAAATGAATCTAAGCTAAAACTAACTGTTTAATTTTAACCATAAAAAACGAAGATTAACTTTCGTTTTTTATGGTTTTTTACAATAACCCCTAAACCCGCTTTCAATTGCATAAATGTAGTTAACGAATATTCCCACTGTACCAGTCGAGTTTTGTTATCGCTCTAAAGCACCCGATGATTTAACTAAAACAACTCGGACCCAATAACGATGCAAAAATTTTCCCCCACACAATTATTCGACGGCCAGCAATTTATTAACAACCCAGTGGTCCATGTTGAAAATGGCGTTGTTACAGCCATAGAAACTAACCAAAATTCATCTTCAGCAACTCAACTTAACGGTTTGCTTGCACCCGGTTTTATTGATACCCAAGTCAATGGTGGCGGCGGCTTATTGTTTAACAACGCGCCTGAGTTAACGACATTAATTGCGATGAGTTATGCCCATAGCCAATTTGGCAGCACAGCTATTATACCCACATTAATTACTGATGATATTCAAGTAATGCTAAAAGCCGCAGACTCAGTATCGCAAGCGATTGCACAATCAGTACCGGGCATATTAGGTATCCATTTTGAAGGGCCTCATTTATCGCAACCAAAAAAAGGCGTTCATCCAGCTCAATATATTAGAGAAATATCAGCCGCGGAATGGTCTATTTTTGAGCGTCAAGATTTAGGCATAAAAATGATAACACTGGCGCCAGAGCAAGTATCTAGCGAGTCAATTACACGCTTAAAAACTCTAGGTTGGATTGTCTGTTTAGGGCATTCAAATGCAAGCTTTCAAGAAACACAAACGGCTATAGCAGCTGGTGCAAGCGGATTTACTCATTTATTTAACGCCATGTCAGCATTAACCAGCCGAGAGCCAGGTATGGTTGGCGCAGCGCTCGTGGAAGATGAAGCTTACTGTGGTATTATTATTGATCACCATCATGTACACCCTGCTGTGGTTAATATGGCCTACCGGCTAAAAACAGCTGAAAAACTCGTCTTAGTAACTGATGCAATGGCATTAATCGGCAGTGAGCAAACAAAGTTTGAATTATTCGGAGAAAAAATCACCTTACAGCAAGATAAATTAACGATTTCAACAGGGCAACTTGCAGGCTCTCATTTATCAATGCAACAAGCTGTAAAAAACTGCGTTCAAGATTTAAAACTACCTTTAAATGATGTACTCAAAATGGCTAGTTTAACGCCTGCTCAATGGCTAAAGAAAGCGCCTGAGTTAGGTTGCATTAAGGTAGGCAGCAAAGCTAACTGGGTGTTGTTAGATGACAATTTAACGGTATGCGAAACTTGGTTAAATGGTTGTCGCCGTAGCAAAGCTTTTAATCGGTATTAGCCAATTCGTAATTTATTTATTGATTAATAAGCAGGCAACGCGAGCTTAGCCAGCGTTACCTATTCGGTCTAAATTATAACTTTAAATCTAACGCCAACAATTGCTGATGTGCCGTAATGTAAAGTCGAGATTGTTCTGTATTAAATGCTAAATTAGCCGCTATACTTGGCAGTTTAATTTTAGCTAATAAAGTCGCCTCGGCATCAAATAACCAAATGCCTTCAGGCCCTGTCGCAAAAATAACACCAGACTGATGCATTTTTAATCCATCAGGCAAACCTTGAGCTGCATCTAAAACGGGCTGAGTTTGATAAAACAATTTTTTATTGGTTAATTGGCCATCAGGTTTAACATCATATTGATACCAAGCAGGGTGGTTGGGATCTGAGACAGCAACATATAAATGGCGCTGATCATTTGATAGTGTAATGCCGTTTGGGTATTTTAAGTTGTCATCCTGCAAATTCAGAAATCCACCTGAAGTAAGTGCATACACACCTTGAAATAATAGTTCTTTCTTAGGATCGTCTAACTGCTTTGGTAGCCCGTAAGGGGGATCGGTAAAATACAAAGTGCCGTTATCATGCAAAGTAACATCATTTGGGCTATTTAATTTTTTGCCTCGATAATCCGCTGATAAGGTTTGAT
Coding sequences within it:
- the nagA gene encoding N-acetylglucosamine-6-phosphate deacetylase, with amino-acid sequence MQKFSPTQLFDGQQFINNPVVHVENGVVTAIETNQNSSSATQLNGLLAPGFIDTQVNGGGGLLFNNAPELTTLIAMSYAHSQFGSTAIIPTLITDDIQVMLKAADSVSQAIAQSVPGILGIHFEGPHLSQPKKGVHPAQYIREISAAEWSIFERQDLGIKMITLAPEQVSSESITRLKTLGWIVCLGHSNASFQETQTAIAAGASGFTHLFNAMSALTSREPGMVGAALVEDEAYCGIIIDHHHVHPAVVNMAYRLKTAEKLVLVTDAMALIGSEQTKFELFGEKITLQQDKLTISTGQLAGSHLSMQQAVKNCVQDLKLPLNDVLKMASLTPAQWLKKAPELGCIKVGSKANWVLLDDNLTVCETWLNGCRRSKAFNRY
- the gloA2 gene encoding SMU1112c/YaeR family gloxylase I-like metalloprotein — its product is MLQLKAIHHVAIICSDYQQSKAFYTQILGLPIIKETYRESRNSYKLDLSINEHSQIELFSFPNPPERPSSPEAQGLRHLAFVVDDVAQTKQTLELQGIEVEPIRVDEITGKKFTFFKDPDNLPLELYQA
- a CDS encoding SMP-30/gluconolactonase/LRE family protein; amino-acid sequence: MKKNRLGAKASIILLAIGFLIACSNSDKMQPPLKQGIYEIYHQKALNVLDINAGIKVLETGFSWVEGPVWSDTHQFLLFSDIPNHKVFKYQVGKGVSEYLSDSGYSNGLLIDHQDQLILMQSRRRHVVKMNADLLTPEANYQTLSADYRGKKLNSPNDVTLHDNGTLYFTDPPYGLPKQLDDPKKELLFQGVYALTSGGFLNLQDDNLKYPNGITLSNDQRHLYVAVSDPNHPAWYQYDVKPDGQLTNKKLFYQTQPVLDAAQGLPDGLKMHQSGVIFATGPEGIWLFDAEATLLAKIKLPSIAANLAFNTEQSRLYITAHQQLLALDLKL
- a CDS encoding sensor domain-containing diguanylate cyclase; translation: MKTQIKGLVGLSMLLSILVFGLGIIQAEILNSVRSYVYGEGLWAKAQKKAVYHLNLYILYSDQTDYQAFLTELNKNEGDKIAKHAMLQTPFNFVEARHGFIQSGNHPDDVNGMIYFFKYFRNMEYLKKAIKYWDLGDVKLAELKAFGQQIQQAKLNQEVLNKPRLLNRLQSLDAELEQVEKDFSTVLGEGARWVKATTTNAIFIILVILFVCILALARRILFLFEQTEKALVITENKYQSLYQSELLGILDWKEDGSITGANQAFLQMVGYSQQELQNGQLNWKSMTPPDCYTTDARALDEIRKDGYCRPFSKVFVDKSGNRIPVYISAVQLCGYVDRGIAVLVDQTVQMQAEEKMRLAATVLESSRDGLVILDLEENVVDSNQAYSIMTSYSKAELLESSHFFSCLGLTEQLQTDIRISTKEKGHWAGDTNILDKNDHLIPVRLAITTAKDDVSNIEYLVASFTDISARKVFEKKLQNMAHYDYLTGLANRSLYQYRLNQALTRAQRLETQCALLFIDLDKFKPVNDQYGHDVGDQLLKQVAQRLILCIRDNDTIARLGGDEFVVIIEDLEEINNIHVIADKINLHISEPYFTSGIALEISCSVGICIYPQDGQNTVELTRAADKAMYSAKKSMSGYCYYQPDAADNNNNA
- the hpf gene encoding ribosome hibernation-promoting factor, HPF/YfiA family — protein: MKIKLSGHHVEISDSVREHIDEKFAKIASHFPSLISADVIITKQHGEFTVESITTYEGARIATSGSDSIMYPAISKSVKKLDAALKHRKGQLKGDIHKKPEVTTPEIAHEIIQEMNLS